TCTTTAGCCATGAGTTGGGCCATGCAACCAGCGCTACGCACCATTTGCCCTCCTGCACCGGGCTTAAGTTCAATATTATAAATATTGGTACCCGTGGGAATATTCTTTAACAAAAGGGCATTGCCCATGTTGATATCAATTTCTTTATCGGATGAAACAACCTTGCTGCCTACCTTTAAGCCATCCGGAGCAACGATATAGCGTTTTTCCCCGTCGAGATAATGCAAAAGAGCAATACGAGCCGAACGGTTTGGATCATATTCAATGCCCGCAACTTTAGCAGGGACATCAAGCTTGTTTCTTGCAAAATCGATCTTACGATAAACTCTTTTATGCCCACCCCCACGATGCCGACTGGTCAAATGCCCATAGACATCTCGTCCGTAAGAGCGAGTCAGTTTTTCAACAAGAGTCTTTTCCGGGACCACTTTTGTAATATCCGAAAAATCGTTTGTCGTTTTATGCCTTAAACTGGGCGTTTTTGGTTGATAGGTCTTCACGCTTATACTCCTTCAAAAAGTTCGATTTTTTCACCTTCTTTAAGATTCACAAGAGCCTTTTTCCAATTTGACTTCTGGCCAACACTGCGACCGACTCGCTTCATTTTGCCGCGAATGATGGCCGTATTAATGCCCGTCACATTCACGTTAAAAAGCTGTTCAATAGCGGCTCTTATCTGTGTTTTTGTGGCTTTAAGGTCAACCACAAAAGCGTAACGAGGACCTGTCCCTTGAGCCTTCACAGCCTTTTCAGTGATCAGTGGCTTCTTTATAATTTGATGCAAATCCATAGTAACCTCTATGTAAGGGCTTCCCCCTACCCTTTCAAATATCTTTCGTTAACCATCCCAAATGATTCCTGGGTAAAAAGAACCTGGGGGTACTTCAACAGATCAAACACATTGAGCTGATTGGCCAAAATGGTCTTAAATCCTTTCAAATTACGGAT
This sequence is a window from Deltaproteobacteria bacterium GWA2_45_12. Protein-coding genes within it:
- a CDS encoding 50S ribosomal protein L2, yielding MSVKTYQPKTPSLRHKTTNDFSDITKVVPEKTLVEKLTRSYGRDVYGHLTSRHRGGGHKRVYRKIDFARNKLDVPAKVAGIEYDPNRSARIALLHYLDGEKRYIVAPDGLKVGSKVVSSDKEIDINMGNALLLKNIPTGTNIYNIELKPGAGGQMVRSAGCMAQLMAKEGRYAQVRLPSGEVRLVLLQCRATVGQVSNLDHENITIGKAGRYRWLGWRPHTRGTAMNPVDHPHGGGHGRDHGGRNPVTPWGKCTRGMKTRKNKRTQRFIVKERNA
- a CDS encoding 50S ribosomal protein L23; translation: MDLHQIIKKPLITEKAVKAQGTGPRYAFVVDLKATKTQIRAAIEQLFNVNVTGINTAIIRGKMKRVGRSVGQKSNWKKALVNLKEGEKIELFEGV